One window of Atribacter laminatus genomic DNA carries:
- a CDS encoding autoinducer 2 ABC transporter substrate-binding protein, whose translation MKRFKLLLLLSTVLLLTLSLFVVAEADDTDFEIVMVVKLEGVAWFDNMRLGVEEFAEETGVNAYQIGAATADPASQIALIEDLIAKKVDAIIVVPNDPVALEPVFKKANDAGILTFTHEASNQKQVTFDIEAFDNDAYGRHMMDVMAEDLNLEGEYACFVGHLTSTTHNEWVDAEIAQQQEKYPNMKLVTDRIEEQENQQIAYEKTLELLRTYPNLKGVMGSAMSTVPGAALAIEEKGLIGKVGAYGTCLPSVAYDYLKNGAAKSIHFWIPADAGYVSCKVAWEVLKGNEIKEGMDLGKPGYESITIQNNQHGFPVIYGQAWHDVTAENVDDYDL comes from the coding sequence ATGAAAAGATTTAAACTGCTATTATTGCTCTCGACGGTATTGTTGTTAACCTTATCCCTATTTGTCGTTGCCGAAGCCGATGATACTGATTTTGAAATTGTTATGGTGGTCAAACTTGAAGGAGTTGCCTGGTTTGATAACATGAGACTTGGTGTTGAAGAATTTGCCGAGGAAACTGGTGTTAACGCCTATCAAATTGGTGCTGCTACTGCTGATCCAGCCTCACAGATCGCTTTAATTGAAGACCTGATTGCCAAAAAAGTTGACGCCATTATCGTCGTACCGAATGATCCGGTTGCCTTAGAGCCAGTATTTAAAAAAGCCAATGATGCCGGAATCCTTACTTTTACCCACGAAGCATCCAACCAAAAACAGGTAACCTTTGATATTGAAGCCTTCGATAATGATGCCTATGGAAGACATATGATGGATGTTATGGCAGAAGATTTGAATTTAGAAGGAGAATATGCTTGTTTTGTTGGACACCTGACTTCGACCACCCACAATGAATGGGTTGATGCTGAAATCGCCCAACAACAGGAAAAATATCCGAACATGAAATTGGTAACCGATCGGATCGAAGAACAAGAAAACCAACAGATTGCTTATGAAAAAACCTTGGAATTGTTAAGGACCTATCCAAATCTTAAAGGTGTTATGGGAAGCGCTATGAGCACGGTTCCGGGAGCAGCTTTAGCCATCGAAGAAAAAGGTCTCATTGGCAAAGTCGGAGCGTATGGAACCTGCCTCCCCTCAGTTGCCTATGACTACTTGAAGAACGGAGCTGCCAAGTCAATCCATTTCTGGATTCCAGCCGATGCTGGGTATGTCTCTTGCAAGGTAGCCTGGGAAGTTCTTAAAGGAAATGAAATCAAAGAAGGTATGGATTTAGGGAAACCTGGATATGAAAGCATCACTATTCAAAATAATCAACATGGCTTCCCGGTAATTTATGGCCAGGCCTGGCATGACGTTACTGCCGAAAACGTGGATGACTACGACTTATAA
- a CDS encoding sugar phosphate isomerase/epimerase family protein — MSKFKFSVGPWNVHEGADAFGPPVRESIPLTEKIKKFKEIGFDAVQFHDDDVVPEMNDLSDAAIKQKAKEVKKVLKDNGLGAEFVAPRLWMDPRTIDGGFTSNDPKDRDFAQWRALRSIDIANELGCNKLVLWLAREGTLCYESKDPVLSVNRIIEAINKMLEYDKNIHVLIETKPNEPIDRSFCPTIGHAIALSNKTIDPDRVGALLESAHAILAGLDPANEIAFGLANKKLWSVHLNDQNGIKYDQDKTFGVENLRQAFNQIKVLVENNYGKNGEYVGLDVKAMRTQKIEDSYRHLYNSLKIAKILEDKANKFDYTFQKKCVEERNYEALEMYVLDLIMKG; from the coding sequence ATGTCAAAATTTAAATTTTCAGTTGGTCCCTGGAACGTTCATGAGGGAGCAGATGCCTTTGGTCCTCCAGTAAGAGAAAGCATACCGTTAACTGAGAAGATCAAGAAATTTAAGGAAATTGGTTTTGATGCAGTGCAGTTTCATGATGATGATGTCGTACCAGAGATGAACGATCTTTCCGATGCAGCTATTAAACAAAAAGCGAAAGAAGTCAAAAAAGTATTAAAGGACAACGGATTGGGAGCCGAATTTGTCGCACCCCGGCTGTGGATGGATCCTAGAACAATTGATGGGGGTTTCACCTCAAACGATCCGAAAGATCGAGATTTTGCCCAATGGAGAGCTTTAAGATCTATAGATATTGCCAATGAACTGGGATGCAACAAACTGGTTCTTTGGTTAGCTCGAGAAGGCACTCTTTGCTATGAAAGCAAAGATCCGGTTCTTTCAGTGAATCGTATTATTGAAGCTATAAACAAGATGCTTGAATATGATAAGAATATTCATGTGCTCATTGAGACCAAACCAAACGAGCCAATAGATAGAAGTTTTTGTCCTACCATCGGTCATGCTATTGCTTTATCTAATAAAACGATCGATCCCGATCGAGTCGGTGCTCTTTTGGAAAGTGCCCATGCCATCTTAGCCGGTCTCGACCCGGCCAATGAGATCGCCTTTGGTCTTGCCAACAAAAAGCTTTGGAGCGTTCATCTCAATGATCAAAATGGTATCAAGTACGATCAGGACAAAACTTTTGGTGTGGAAAATTTAAGACAGGCATTTAATCAGATAAAAGTTCTCGTCGAAAACAACTATGGGAAAAATGGTGAGTACGTTGGTCTCGATGTAAAAGCCATGAGAACTCAAAAAATCGAAGATAGTTACCGCCACCTTTACAATAGTCTTAAAATTGCTAAAATTCTCGAAGACAAAGCCAACAAATTCGATTATACTTTCCAAAAGAAATGCGTTGAGGAGAGAAACTACGAAGCGCTCGAGATGTATGTTCTTGACCTCATAATGAAAGGATAA
- a CDS encoding ABC transporter substrate-binding protein, whose amino-acid sequence MKNLTIVFVILFLLISVSMVWAQEEKINIVHYHWTQPPYDEINANAAKTFMEKYPNVNIEIIFIADPDMPTKVRTAALGGGGMDSFAMPNMQSAWFMANGICAEIMPSAFGKETIEEVLEMWQEGSLQKTGGFYNGKYYGIPFEMSSYVAWINTGHMKEAGLDPVANLPKTWKEFVDACSKMTVRQNDVIVRNGFAINLKASVFPFLVLHSFMEQKGLDWPTEQGLMDSLDKPEALEALSTFTNFATKDGIFNPGLFDDEREGFGNGLCSTFLTGGSWYWGVLDSYSVAREDVTPIPYPRFEGGKDIGGPVYGYCVFVAEQSKNKEWAWKWLDHLANQPEAFIEHGYFQPRNSLDPALADKYILNNDVFDAERRNGAALLASPKFSETQDAVGEAVRRVVFGGMSNEESLNALKEELSDILE is encoded by the coding sequence GTGAAAAATTTGACGATAGTTTTTGTCATATTGTTTTTGTTGATTTCCGTTTCTATGGTATGGGCTCAAGAAGAAAAGATAAATATTGTTCATTATCACTGGACTCAGCCTCCTTATGACGAAATAAATGCCAATGCTGCAAAAACCTTTATGGAAAAATATCCCAACGTCAATATCGAAATCATTTTCATTGCTGATCCCGATATGCCTACCAAGGTCAGAACCGCGGCTCTTGGAGGAGGAGGAATGGACTCCTTTGCCATGCCCAACATGCAATCGGCCTGGTTTATGGCCAACGGTATATGTGCTGAAATAATGCCCTCTGCCTTTGGCAAAGAAACCATAGAAGAAGTCCTGGAGATGTGGCAAGAAGGTTCATTACAAAAAACTGGAGGTTTTTACAACGGGAAATATTATGGTATTCCCTTTGAAATGAGTAGTTATGTGGCATGGATTAATACCGGCCATATGAAAGAAGCTGGTTTAGATCCAGTCGCCAATTTACCCAAAACCTGGAAAGAGTTTGTCGATGCCTGCAGTAAGATGACGGTTCGTCAAAATGATGTCATTGTCAGAAACGGTTTTGCCATTAACCTGAAAGCTTCAGTATTTCCATTTTTAGTTCTCCATAGCTTTATGGAGCAAAAAGGCTTAGATTGGCCAACCGAACAAGGGTTAATGGATAGCTTGGATAAACCAGAAGCCCTGGAAGCGCTGTCCACTTTCACCAATTTTGCCACCAAGGATGGTATTTTTAATCCTGGCTTGTTCGATGATGAAAGAGAAGGGTTTGGAAATGGTCTTTGCAGTACCTTCCTTACCGGTGGAAGCTGGTATTGGGGTGTCCTCGACAGCTATTCGGTTGCTCGAGAAGATGTCACACCGATACCCTATCCTCGTTTTGAAGGTGGGAAAGATATCGGTGGACCGGTTTATGGGTACTGTGTATTTGTAGCCGAACAGAGTAAGAACAAAGAATGGGCTTGGAAATGGCTTGACCATCTTGCCAACCAACCGGAAGCTTTCATAGAACATGGGTATTTCCAGCCCAGAAATTCTTTGGATCCTGCTCTTGCAGATAAATACATACTGAATAATGACGTTTTTGATGCCGAAAGACGGAATGGTGCCGCTCTTCTTGCTTCTCCAAAATTCAGTGAAACTCAAGATGCCGTTGGAGAAGCCGTCCGCCGGGTTGTCTTCGGAGGAATGTCCAACGAAGAATCTTTGAACGCCTTGAAGGAAGAATTAAGCGATATTCTTGAATAA
- a CDS encoding carbohydrate ABC transporter permease codes for MKKKNAGIPKANYYDRLQKQGYIFILPTLLLFSIFLIYPMLDAFRLSLYEWNFTGSPLYIGLRNFIKLFATKRFWSSYSVTLQFTFLSVFLLMFISFWLSLAFTSKLCWFKQLYQSMVFLPVVLPMVAIAVVWKFMFQSTGLLSVVFLDIFGWNIPWLTSTKIAPYTMVLVNVWKFTGYYMVMFIAGLLNIPDVYHEAAKIDGAGFWRRLIHITLPLLKNTLILVFVSCAIFSFGTFALQYVMTGGGPSRSTEVLTLLVYKEAFEYTKFGYSAAISVMFFLTLFIFSIIQLRIFSSQAEV; via the coding sequence ATGAAGAAGAAAAATGCAGGAATCCCAAAAGCCAATTACTACGATCGGTTGCAAAAACAAGGATACATTTTCATTCTTCCAACTCTCCTCCTTTTTTCCATATTTCTTATTTATCCCATGTTAGATGCCTTTCGCCTATCGCTTTACGAGTGGAATTTTACCGGATCACCACTCTATATTGGGCTAAGAAACTTTATTAAATTATTCGCAACTAAAAGATTTTGGAGCTCCTATTCAGTCACCCTCCAATTTACCTTCCTTAGCGTCTTTCTTCTCATGTTTATATCCTTTTGGCTTTCTTTGGCTTTCACCAGCAAGTTGTGCTGGTTCAAACAATTATATCAATCAATGGTGTTCCTCCCGGTTGTCCTGCCCATGGTTGCAATAGCTGTGGTTTGGAAATTTATGTTCCAAAGCACCGGATTGTTGTCGGTGGTTTTCCTGGATATTTTTGGTTGGAACATTCCCTGGCTGACGTCAACCAAGATAGCTCCCTATACTATGGTTTTGGTAAATGTTTGGAAATTTACTGGGTATTATATGGTCATGTTTATCGCTGGTTTATTAAATATTCCCGATGTTTATCATGAAGCCGCTAAAATCGATGGAGCTGGTTTTTGGAGACGTTTGATACACATAACACTGCCGCTTCTAAAAAATACCTTAATTTTGGTTTTTGTATCCTGTGCCATATTCTCTTTTGGCACTTTTGCTCTGCAATATGTTATGACTGGCGGAGGACCAAGCCGATCAACCGAAGTACTGACTCTTTTAGTTTATAAAGAAGCTTTTGAATACACCAAGTTTGGCTATTCAGCAGCTATATCAGTTATGTTTTTTTTGACTTTGTTTATCTTTTCAATCATTCAGTTGAGAATCTTTAGTTCGCAAGCCGAGGTCTAA
- a CDS encoding carbohydrate ABC transporter permease, with product MQITNKGKLRIAAIFLNLTLFIVGIIYLIPFIWMVLSSFKLNADVLSIPIKILPRTWNFQSYPNALNYAGYNFPRYFFNSFIVLVFAVLLCLFLSATAGYGFAKYKFKKNKLLFVVVMSTLMIPFEAIVIPLFLLITRLNLQDNYLALIIPGGLTAFGVFLMRQFFYSIPDEIIEAARIDGASEWQIFWRVSMPLAKTAVLSLAILHGQWVWNLLLWPLIVMSKPDMRTLPQGISLFSGVYFTPYPEQLAISVLACLPTLILFIFLSRNFMEGVALTGLKT from the coding sequence GTGCAAATTACAAATAAAGGTAAATTGAGGATAGCAGCCATATTTTTAAACTTGACTTTGTTTATTGTTGGAATTATTTATCTCATTCCTTTTATTTGGATGGTTTTATCCTCTTTTAAGCTTAATGCCGATGTATTATCGATTCCAATAAAAATTTTACCCAGAACCTGGAATTTCCAGAGCTATCCCAACGCCCTGAATTATGCAGGATATAATTTCCCCAGGTATTTTTTCAACAGTTTTATCGTTCTGGTATTTGCGGTCTTATTATGTTTATTTTTGTCGGCCACAGCAGGATATGGTTTTGCCAAATACAAGTTTAAAAAGAATAAACTTCTTTTTGTCGTTGTCATGTCGACTCTGATGATTCCTTTTGAGGCTATTGTGATACCCTTGTTCCTTCTGATAACCAGGCTCAATTTACAAGATAACTACTTAGCTCTGATCATTCCCGGAGGTCTTACTGCTTTTGGCGTATTTCTAATGAGGCAGTTTTTCTATTCAATTCCCGATGAAATCATTGAAGCGGCAAGAATTGATGGAGCATCAGAATGGCAGATATTTTGGCGAGTGTCAATGCCCTTGGCGAAAACAGCCGTTCTCTCTTTAGCTATTCTTCACGGACAATGGGTATGGAACCTTTTACTGTGGCCTTTAATTGTCATGTCAAAACCCGATATGCGAACTCTTCCCCAGGGAATCTCACTTTTCAGTGGAGTTTATTTTACTCCTTATCCCGAGCAGTTAGCCATTAGCGTACTGGCTTGTTTGCCAACTTTAATTCTGTTTATTTTCCTGTCGAGGAATTTCATGGAAGGAGTTGCTTTAACCGGATTAAAGACCTGA
- a CDS encoding creatininase family protein, with the protein MNKNDREIRFELLRPGQLIQERERCPLIFVPIAPLEYHGPHLPVGMDPINATFSALETCRRLGKGVVYPTIHCGTERERPAWMLESLGFKATDWVVGMDFPTALWKSHYSKEHIFGLILANEIQFLVDHDYKVIVIVNGHGAVNHQETIDRIAKDFSHTTDTLVVWNLTIPDEVLKDGLAGHADIYETSMMLYYQKLFGSDSIVDFSAIPDKSVPIHYPDFSIVDGAGFSKEPDPEKIVRTDPRNANEALGKELHEKIVGDFLNLTKDALKNKGLL; encoded by the coding sequence ATGAACAAGAATGATCGGGAAATTCGATTTGAACTTCTTAGACCAGGGCAGTTAATACAAGAAAGAGAAAGATGTCCATTAATTTTTGTACCAATTGCACCCTTGGAGTACCACGGTCCCCATTTACCGGTAGGCATGGACCCAATAAATGCAACCTTTTCCGCTTTAGAAACCTGTAGAAGATTAGGGAAGGGAGTGGTGTATCCCACCATTCATTGTGGAACCGAAAGAGAGCGGCCAGCGTGGATGCTGGAAAGTCTTGGTTTTAAGGCGACTGACTGGGTAGTAGGGATGGATTTCCCAACTGCTTTATGGAAAAGCCATTACTCCAAAGAACACATTTTTGGCCTTATTCTTGCCAATGAAATACAGTTTTTGGTTGACCATGATTACAAGGTGATAGTCATTGTAAACGGACATGGGGCAGTCAATCACCAGGAAACCATCGACCGTATTGCCAAAGATTTTTCTCATACAACCGATACTTTGGTGGTATGGAATTTAACCATTCCTGATGAAGTTCTCAAAGATGGGTTAGCCGGTCATGCTGATATCTATGAAACCTCGATGATGTTGTATTATCAAAAGCTTTTTGGTTCAGATTCTATAGTGGATTTCTCGGCTATACCGGATAAAAGCGTACCAATTCATTATCCTGACTTTTCAATCGTTGACGGTGCAGGATTTAGCAAGGAACCCGATCCGGAAAAAATAGTCAGAACCGACCCCAGAAACGCGAACGAAGCTTTGGGCAAAGAACTCCATGAAAAAATTGTCGGGGATTTTTTGAATCTTACCAAAGATGCCTTGAAGAATAAAGGATTACTATAG
- a CDS encoding EAL domain-containing protein, which translates to MSTIVLVSGIFTLQSNHKAPTNRVFFALTAAITIWSSGMSLSTIASDAATSEIWRRFSAIGWGTVYAILLHFILTITGKAISIKKWWYYLYLYLPAFFSLFAFAVPNGLNPYPYNLYQTNYGWINIAQNNIWDWIFYAYYIGFTLTGLLILYRWSKKSTDNIIKRESRIIRLSIISALILGTITDVILSSLYSDLPQLAPVIMLIPALSIYNVLQKDSFGTKEGIDRKTSYIILFASVLVYLVLSFLQVFLSDKSLAVGSIVLDESVIRGIIVQIQMFISIYLVLKENRPGYISSVIINTISLLSSVLFLIRSDSTASLPGIISYSGVLVIITLIKAYKEKNAAYIKRIKTQVIREEFYSKIFKQAPVGIAIMNDKSHTRNEEFEDININPAYEQILGRTKEKLQKMTWAELTDPEDLAADLAYYKQFKNGKIDQYSLEKCYIKPDGSVVWVNMLVAPFSTSGGKSDDHLCIITDITERKKMEATLKYNHEHVLLTGLYNRYVLEKILERDALMHPEGKRALIIINLSAMHILSLRYGFRYNQDMLKRIADSLRTFCNENYSLFNTHESRFVFYVKDYQDKKDLTAFCEAISHTLYSHLHTHGINGGIGVIEIDESRISNTDELLKLLLITSEMAANNNSKDNIISFYGPEIEALATREIEINQELTEIAEGINTDRLYLLFQPIFDLASNQVCGFEALARLHNEKYGLVYPLEFIPIAEKSNMIVSLGERIILQAFHFLNKLKANGHDTIAVSINISTMQLLEPGFADRMLHLINEMHLNPENVGVEITESVFATERAEINTVISALKAAEIEVLIDDFRTGYSFFSRVSELNIDCVKIDKSFIDNLLVLEPEEALAGDIISMAHKLGHCVVAEGVEHEKQLSCLRTLGCDRIQGFLISKPLDADSALHFLKNNKQ; encoded by the coding sequence GTGAGCACTATTGTGCTGGTCAGCGGAATATTTACATTGCAAAGCAACCATAAAGCTCCGACCAACAGAGTATTCTTTGCTCTTACCGCAGCGATTACAATTTGGTCGTCAGGCATGTCGCTGTCAACCATTGCATCTGATGCCGCAACGAGTGAAATATGGCGTCGTTTTTCGGCGATTGGTTGGGGCACAGTTTACGCGATTTTGCTGCATTTTATACTCACCATAACCGGCAAAGCTATATCAATTAAAAAGTGGTGGTACTATTTATATCTTTATTTACCGGCTTTCTTCTCTTTGTTTGCTTTTGCTGTTCCCAATGGATTAAACCCTTATCCGTATAATCTTTATCAAACAAATTATGGTTGGATTAATATTGCCCAAAATAATATTTGGGACTGGATATTCTACGCCTACTATATCGGATTCACACTAACCGGGTTATTGATTTTGTATCGATGGAGTAAAAAATCAACCGATAACATCATAAAAAGGGAATCACGCATTATTCGTCTGTCAATAATCAGTGCTCTTATTCTTGGAACAATAACCGATGTGATTTTAAGCAGTCTGTATTCTGATTTGCCTCAGTTAGCGCCTGTTATTATGCTGATACCCGCCCTCTCCATATACAACGTTCTTCAAAAAGATAGCTTTGGCACAAAAGAAGGCATAGATAGAAAAACCAGCTACATAATCTTATTTGCCAGTGTTCTTGTATATTTAGTACTTTCTTTCTTGCAAGTATTTCTTTCAGATAAAAGCCTTGCCGTGGGTTCGATCGTTCTTGACGAATCAGTAATCAGAGGGATTATTGTTCAAATACAGATGTTCATTTCAATATACCTGGTATTGAAAGAAAACAGACCGGGGTATATCTCATCTGTTATTATAAACACCATCAGTCTCTTGAGTTCAGTATTATTTCTAATAAGAAGCGATTCAACCGCATCTTTGCCGGGAATCATTTCTTATTCGGGCGTCCTGGTTATCATCACGCTGATAAAAGCCTACAAAGAGAAAAATGCTGCTTATATAAAAAGAATCAAAACTCAGGTAATCAGAGAAGAATTCTATTCCAAAATATTTAAACAAGCCCCGGTTGGAATAGCTATCATGAATGACAAAAGTCATACAAGAAACGAAGAATTTGAAGATATTAATATTAACCCGGCGTATGAGCAAATTCTTGGGCGTACAAAAGAAAAACTGCAAAAAATGACCTGGGCAGAGCTAACCGACCCGGAAGACCTGGCTGCCGATCTGGCCTATTACAAGCAATTTAAAAATGGCAAAATCGATCAATACTCGTTGGAAAAGTGTTATATTAAACCAGACGGCTCTGTTGTTTGGGTTAATATGCTGGTAGCTCCGTTCAGCACCTCGGGCGGAAAATCCGATGACCATCTTTGCATTATTACGGATATAACCGAACGCAAGAAAATGGAAGCTACCTTGAAATACAACCATGAGCATGTGCTGCTAACTGGGCTGTATAACCGTTATGTATTGGAAAAAATATTGGAACGCGATGCATTGATGCACCCGGAGGGCAAGAGAGCGTTAATAATTATCAACCTGTCTGCTATGCACATACTTAGTCTGCGTTACGGATTTCGTTACAACCAAGATATGCTTAAGAGAATCGCTGATTCTTTAAGGACTTTTTGTAATGAGAATTATTCCTTGTTCAATACCCACGAAAGTCGATTTGTTTTTTATGTGAAAGATTATCAGGATAAAAAAGACCTAACGGCTTTTTGTGAAGCCATTTCTCATACATTATACTCGCATCTTCATACCCATGGAATTAATGGTGGTATAGGAGTAATCGAGATAGACGAATCTCGAATAAGTAATACTGATGAGTTATTGAAATTGCTTCTGATTACAAGTGAAATGGCAGCAAATAATAATAGCAAGGATAATATCATTTCATTCTATGGTCCGGAAATTGAAGCTCTTGCGACCCGTGAGATTGAAATTAACCAAGAGCTTACCGAAATCGCAGAAGGGATAAACACCGACCGGCTTTATTTGTTGTTTCAGCCGATTTTCGACCTTGCTTCAAATCAAGTATGCGGGTTCGAAGCTTTAGCCAGGCTTCACAATGAGAAATATGGATTGGTTTATCCTTTGGAGTTCATACCAATAGCCGAAAAATCAAACATGATTGTTTCTTTGGGAGAAAGAATTATTCTTCAGGCTTTCCATTTTTTAAACAAGTTGAAAGCCAATGGTCACGATACAATTGCCGTATCTATTAATATTTCGACAATGCAGTTGCTGGAACCTGGATTTGCCGATAGGATGTTACATCTGATCAACGAAATGCATCTGAATCCAGAGAATGTCGGCGTTGAAATTACTGAATCGGTATTTGCCACAGAGCGAGCAGAAATAAACACGGTTATTTCTGCGCTTAAAGCGGCTGAAATTGAAGTACTCATCGATGATTTTAGGACAGGCTACTCCTTTTTTTCTCGTGTAAGTGAATTAAACATTGATTGCGTTAAAATTGATAAAAGCTTCATCGATAATTTGCTGGTGTTGGAACCAGAAGAAGCGCTGGCTGGAGACATAATATCCATGGCTCATAAGCTGGGCCACTGTGTTGTGGCCGAAGGTGTTGAACATGAGAAGCAGCTCAGTTGCCTACGAACCCTCGGTTGTGACCGGATACAGGGGTTTCTAATCAGTAAACCGCTTGATGCGGATTCGGCACTTCATTTCTTGAAAAATAATAAACAGTAG
- a CDS encoding ATP-binding cassette domain-containing protein: protein MHEYAIEIENLKKSFKKLDVLKGVNLTVKPGEVLTLLGPNGAGKTTIIRILSTLLKPDSGKVIVNGYNLKTQAQEIRQSIGLTGQYTAVDEYLTGLENLEMMGRLYHLNRTEIKQRVPKLLEQFDLMEAARRPVKNYSGGMRRKLDLAAGLIASPPIVFLDEPTSSLDPRSRLAVWEIIKYLVSEGITVFLTTQHLEEADTLADRVAVINGGRIIANDTPERLKNLVGKERLELVFKTSEDFARALTIIKGSELYHDQKTNTVSLAVERGVIDIQEILNRMEKAGIQVETLTLRKPTLDDVFMHFTGRKSEEGEGLKA from the coding sequence GTGCACGAGTACGCCATAGAAATAGAAAACCTTAAAAAATCCTTTAAAAAATTAGATGTACTCAAAGGAGTCAATTTAACCGTCAAACCAGGTGAGGTATTAACTTTACTGGGTCCCAACGGTGCTGGGAAAACAACAATTATCCGCATCTTAAGCACGTTATTGAAACCGGATAGCGGAAAGGTCATCGTTAACGGTTATAATCTCAAAACCCAAGCCCAGGAAATCCGCCAAAGCATTGGTCTTACTGGTCAGTATACCGCTGTGGATGAATATCTCACCGGATTGGAAAATCTGGAAATGATGGGAAGACTCTACCATTTGAATCGAACTGAAATAAAACAGCGGGTTCCGAAGTTATTGGAACAGTTTGACCTTATGGAAGCGGCTCGTCGGCCAGTAAAAAATTATTCAGGAGGGATGCGCCGCAAACTTGACTTAGCTGCTGGCTTAATTGCATCTCCTCCCATCGTTTTTTTAGATGAACCGACCAGTTCCCTTGATCCCCGCAGCCGTCTCGCCGTTTGGGAAATTATAAAATATTTAGTATCTGAAGGAATAACAGTTTTTTTAACTACTCAGCATCTGGAAGAAGCCGATACCTTAGCTGATCGAGTAGCGGTGATTAATGGTGGCCGTATTATTGCCAACGATACTCCGGAACGTTTAAAAAATCTGGTTGGGAAGGAGCGCTTGGAATTGGTTTTTAAGACTTCCGAGGATTTTGCCCGAGCTTTGACCATCATCAAGGGGAGTGAGCTGTACCATGATCAAAAAACCAACACGGTGAGTTTAGCTGTGGAAAGAGGGGTAATTGATATTCAAGAAATCTTGAATCGAATGGAGAAAGCCGGGATTCAGGTTGAGACTCTAACTCTTCGCAAACCAACTTTGGATGATGTCTTTATGCATTTTACCGGTCGGAAATCTGAAGAAGGGGAGGGATTGAAGGCATGA
- a CDS encoding ABC transporter permease encodes MKRQSLYQKACWLANDIQVLFIRSLKHIYKNYDQLLGLTIQPIMFMLLFRYVLGGAILVEEGTYINFLMAGILIQGVAFGSLTTSYSIAMDLQRGIIDRLKTLPIASWAVMMGHVAGDLVRNTLQAVIIIFMGLLVGFHPSASVPDWVVIAVLVFLFTLAVSWMAAIMGLAAKTLESVSWIGFLVMFPLTFASAAFVPTKTMPPVLRTFAENQPVTHIVEAIRALTLGKSAGQHLWFALVWCMAIIIISIPVAAYLFRRHGGK; translated from the coding sequence ATGAAAAGACAATCTCTCTATCAGAAAGCTTGCTGGTTAGCGAATGATATTCAAGTGCTTTTTATTCGCAGCCTCAAACATATCTATAAGAATTATGACCAATTGCTTGGCTTGACTATTCAACCGATCATGTTTATGCTCCTCTTCCGATATGTCCTGGGTGGCGCTATTTTGGTTGAAGAGGGGACTTATATAAATTTTCTGATGGCAGGTATTCTTATCCAAGGAGTGGCATTTGGTTCTTTAACCACTTCCTATAGCATTGCGATGGACCTCCAGCGGGGCATTATCGACCGCCTAAAGACGCTCCCCATTGCCAGCTGGGCGGTAATGATGGGGCACGTAGCCGGTGATCTGGTCCGTAATACTCTTCAAGCAGTTATTATTATTTTTATGGGGCTGTTGGTCGGTTTTCATCCTTCAGCATCAGTACCGGATTGGGTAGTAATCGCTGTTTTAGTTTTTCTTTTTACTCTAGCCGTTTCTTGGATGGCTGCCATTATGGGATTAGCAGCAAAAACTCTGGAATCGGTTTCTTGGATAGGCTTTCTGGTTATGTTTCCTCTGACCTTTGCCAGTGCTGCCTTTGTCCCGACCAAAACCATGCCTCCTGTGCTTCGAACTTTTGCCGAGAATCAACCGGTCACCCACATAGTGGAAGCTATACGCGCTCTGACACTAGGAAAATCAGCAGGTCAGCATCTATGGTTCGCTCTGGTATGGTGCATGGCAATCATTATTATTTCAATTCCCGTTGCAGCCTACTTATTCAGAAGACATGGAGGTAAGTAG